From one Lycium ferocissimum isolate CSIRO_LF1 chromosome 5, AGI_CSIRO_Lferr_CH_V1, whole genome shotgun sequence genomic stretch:
- the LOC132057014 gene encoding uncharacterized protein LOC132057014, which yields MKRIRKQKKPEIPKLMLEEIVGFTTANANGLASGVLNSKCVYIAGCVAVVYDVDSSTQSHLVVSNRLPKPLSCIAVSRDGRFIAAGESGPHPAVVIWDAASLALKYELKAHQHGVACIALSPDGKHLASVGYPHDGYVCLWDFQSQTLITKCKGFSPSSAVASVSFSSDGRFFITAGKKHLKFWKLGLSTRSRMIARTASGATGKQVNLGHYKGCSFIAVASPMWTESSLQDHIQAVEASHVYALTEAGVLCLLNSKMTIANSVELQVEKGFGLSVSRKLVACACNNGQVKLFSPNSLSYAGSLYYPETRCSKESVTDCHIVNGKNGDEQLQSLPNAIACQFSTLQKLVVIYDDRSLFIWDVQDVDKASRCFVLVSHSSCIWDIKNFSCENMHDPSKACVAKGCSGGVSFATCSADGSIRLWNFELQSSSFDSSGLPLPTEENSMSTLSSGSTHLERTGVFERDSLVSGFASTGYRSMAVSSDGQYLGAGDFLGNLHIFNLHTANYMCIQGAHDGEILSLSFSLQSIDAPADKFPHSQYFLASGGKDGMIHLYDVQRNFDLIGSFRDHSAPVTCVKCACSGTKILSCNADRSLVFCDVSMIESAYKISCYHRVLPGVVYDMAVDASTEFAVTVGQDKKINTFSIPSGKLIRSFKHIGGDPIKVSVDPSSSYLVCSDSFKILCLYDIMAGDMVAQAVGHGDVITGVIFLPDCKHLVSVSSDGCIFVWKVPGSFSSRMLWKIKENACPLSPAKFAPPATSGQLKLHEVNCHQPEGISMTPNRLQVNQRLLCREGSSPATAFKFSISRLPKWAQAKVTKMTDPISLSSKTEKTGSADTQRPTCETVLVYEEALHNLDVAAERALQLFSRLANQHGRIESSREHENQLLAKAAEMLVPIANKIHATAKMAQSANTGSNGNAKMDISYFNH from the exons ctGATGTTAGAGGAAATTGTTGGTTTCACAACTGCGAATGCGAATGGATTGGCTTCTGGAGTTTTGAATTCGAAATGTGTGTATATTGCGGGATGTGTTGCGGTGGTTTATGACGTGGATTCCTCCACGCAGTCGCATTTGGTGGTTTCCAATCGGTTGCCTAAGCCGTTGAGCTGTATCGCGGTTTCGCGTGACGGACGTTTTATTGCTGCTGGAGAG TCAGGACCTCATCCTGCAGTAGTGATATGGGATGCAGCAAGTTTGGCTCTGAAATACGAATTGAAGGCTCATCAACACGGCGTAGCATGCATTGCCTTATCACCTGATG GCAAACACCTTGCTTCTGTTGGATATCCTCATGATGGATATGTTTGCCTCTGGGATTTTCAAAGTCAGACTTTAATTACAAAATGCAAGGGGTTCTCACCAAGTTCTGCAGTTGCATCTGTTAGCTTCTCATCAGATGGAAGATTCTTTATCACCGCAGGAAAGAAGCACCTGAAGTTCTGGAAATTGGGATTATCTACCAGATCTCGCATGATAGCTAGAACAGCATCAGGAGCAACTGGAAAGCAAGTTAATCTTGGTCATTATAAAGGATGCTCGTTCATAGCTGTTGCATCTCCCATGTGGACTGAGAGTAGTCTCCAAGATCACATTCAAGCTGTTGAAGCTTCACATGTTTATGCGCTGACAGAAGCAG GGGTTTTGTGCCTTCTAAACTCGAAGATGACTATTGCAAATTCTGTTGAATTACAG GTTGAGAAAGGCTTTGGACTATCTGTATCCAGAAAGTTGGTTGCTTGTGCATGCAATAATGGACAAGTTAAACTTTTTTCTCCAAACTCTCTTTCATATGCTGGAAGCTTATACTATCCTGAAACCAGATGCAGTAAAGAAAGTGTTACAGACTGCCATATAGTGAATGGAAAAAATGGAGATGAGCAGTTGCAGAGTCTACCTAATGCAATTGCTTGTCAATTTTCAACATTGCAAAAACTTG TTGTGATCTATGATGATCGCAGCCTTTTCATATGGGATGTTCAGGATGTTGACAAG GCTAGCAGGTGCTTTGTACTAGTTTCACATAGTTCTTGCATATGGGACATCAAGAATTTCTCATGCGAAAACATGCATGACCCCTCCAAAGCATGTGTTGCTAAAGGCTGTTCTGGTGGAGTTTCTTTTGCAACATGCTCAGCTGATGGCAGCATCAGGTTGTGGAATTTTGAATTACAATCTAGCTCATTCGACAGTAGTGGCTTACCTCTTCCAACAGAAGAAAACTCTATGAGTACCCTTTCATCAGGCTCTACACATTTAG AGAGGACTGGTGTTTTTGAACGTGATTCTCTGGTATCAGGCTTTGCCTCTACAGGTTATCGTTCAATGGCAGTCAGTTCAGATGGACAGTATCTGGGAGCTGGTGATTTCTTGGGAAACCTTCATATATTCAACCTACACACTGCTAATTATATGTGCATCCAG GGTGCACATGACGGCGAAATTCTATCACTGAGTTTTAGTTTGCAAAGCATTGACGCACCTGCTGATAAGTTTCCACACAGTCAATATTTTCTTGCCTCCGGGGGAAAGGATGGCATGATTCATCTCTATGATGTTCAAAG GAACTTTGACCTCATCGGAAGTTTTCGTGATCATTCTGCTCCTGTGACCTGCGTGAAATGCGCTTGCAGTGGCACTAAGATTCTCAGTTGCAACGCAGATAG GTCTCTGGTTTTCTGTGATGTTTCTATGATCGAATCAGCGTACAAGATATCGTGCTATCATCGAGTCTTACCGGGAGTTGTATATGACATGGCAGTCGATGCTTCCACCGAGTTTGCTGTCACTGTAGGACAG GATAAGAAGATTAACACATTCAGCATTCCTTCTGGGAAGTTAATCAGGTCATTCAAGCATATTGGAGGGGATCCCATCAAG GTATCTGTGGACCCCAGCTCTAGTTATCTGGTTTGCTCCGACTCTTTTAAGATTCTCTGCTTATATGACATTATGGCTGGGGATATGGTCGCACAAGCAGTCGGGCATGGTGATGTTATAACCGGTGTTATCTTTTTACCTGACTGCAAGCATCTTGTTTCT GTAAGCAGTGATGGTTGTATCTTTGTTTGGAAAGTCCCTGGTTCTTTTTCGTCAAGGATGCTGTGGAAAATTAAGGAAAATGCTTGTCCGCTATCCCCAGCAAAATTTGCTCCTCCAGCAACTTCAGGTCAACTCAAACTTCATGAGGTTAATTGCCATCAACCTGAAGGCATATCTATGACCCCAAACCGCTTACAAGTAAATCAGAGATTACTCTGTCGAGAAGGGAGTTCACCAGCGACAGCATTTAAATTCAGTATTTCAAGACTCCCAAAATGGGCACAAGCCAAAGTTACTAAGATGACTGACCCTATTTCCTTATCCTCAAAG ACTGAAAAAACTGGATCAGCCGATACACAGCGACCAACCTGTGAAACTGTCCTTGTGTATGAAGAGGCACTACATAATTTGGATGTTGCAGCTGAGAGAGCATTGCAGTTGTTTTCTAGATTAGCAAATCAGCATGGGAGAATAGAGAGTTCAAGGGAGCATGAAAATCAGTTATTGGCCAAGGCAGCAGAAATGCTTGTGCCAATAGCAAACAAAATCCATGCTACTGCCAAAATGGCACAATCTGCCAACACTGGTTCCAATGGGAATGCCAAAATGGATATTTCATATTTCAACCATTGA